The window CCCTAAGTTCTCCTCTGCTCTACCGCAAGACTGACAGTGTTCAAGCCTGTCAGTTTATGCCGGAGGATGAAGAATACGGCCACGAAGAAGGTTGTTCTTGTGACAGCAGCGACGTGGAGACCGTCAGCGATGTCGACGATGCCGACTACGCCGAGAATCACCCTTTCGGGGAGTGTTACGACGAATCGTGCTGCGACCCGGCTTCGCTGTATCATTCTTCAGACGAGATCGCGTACTACCGAGACAAAGGCATGTTTTTCCAGGACCGGGGTAACGGAACAGGAGGTGACTGGCATTACGCTGGATATTCTATGCTCGCAACCAAAGGCACCGGTGTCGTGTTCGAAGATTGAGAACCTATTATCAACGTTGACAAGGACTTGTTTGagagctgttcttttttttttggttacaAATATTCCGTATCATACCCATTTTCTATGTCCTGTGGTGTGTCAACtcatgtttttttcatgtgttccTTCTTAAATCTGATTAAACATTGGTTGAAACCTGTGATGAAGTCAAGATTTGTTTCATTGTGCGTACACTTTTTCCttttgcatatatatatatatatatatatatatatatatatatatatacacacatacacacagcgaTAATGCACAACAAACTTTATTATTGTACAACCAGTGTTACACAAAGCTAATTATTGGGCACCACAGTGAAATTCACTCTATTGTACTCTGTGTACAGCAGCTTGCGATTATATTCGTATATACCTTGACAGATATATATTCCTGTATCATTGAGTTTTGAACCCACTACGTACATAGACATATTGTCTTCACGTACAAACGCACGACCTTTAAACCACGGGTGCTGATTCTCCGTGATGTACTCTCCGTCCATGAACATGACAACGTATTGCGGAAACAGGTCCTTTCTGATCCACCGTACACCTCGTAGGGTCATTTCGTCCATATCACGGTCATGATTCTGAACAGCAGCACCTTATCAAATAAACAACACACATACCTATCAATGATTTATCAGCGGTTACCATGCCTGTAACTTTTTCCACAGTATAGTATGCAGCACTACTTACTGCTTTTGGGTTCAGCGGCACACTTTCTGTCCCTGTGTTTTGTAACTTCGACAGAACCTGGTGTAAAAAGAACGATTTTTTAGGTGATgccatatatacacacacaacacatcgATTACACACGACGCATGCTGTACAACGTACCTGGGGTATTGATGGTACATCTCGCGCAGTGATATGTTATCACACAGACCATCGCGAGCGAGCCAAGGACAAGCAATGTGCTCAGTACAGCCGGTACCCACACACAGGCCTTCTCCTTTTCAGGCGCGGCTTTCACCGTAATAACCATGTCTTTACCAACAGCCACCATCTCgttcactgtgtttttgtccTCCGCAAAAAAGAAGTACCCTGCGTGTATAACACACCGGAGATGTGTGTCTCACAAAGAGTACAACCAATATATAGGTACACACGAGGAAACCCCCGACCGGGGTTTAAAATCACCAACCGGGGTAATATAACACATTCACCGACCCGTTAATGATATTGCAAATACACGTAAAGGGACCTTTTGTCAGTATTGATAATGCACAACATAAAAAACGATCCCAGAAACaagtgtttgtttcagtttttgtttttattatcgTCAATCACACATAGAATACCATCTACAAACACAGGGTTTATGTTtgacatgcaaaattgcaaaacataCGCTAATTCATACAAGTTTTTTCTTCTTAGCGGTGATATCCGTTTGTGTAGTACGGACCTCGTACGTACATGGTGGTAGCGGAGTGGTTACGAGTCACACGACACGATCCCCTTTGTGACCTCGTGTAGCGTGTAAACCTTATACTCCGCTTCAAACTCCTTCATTGTGGCGTTGATGATGACGATGGAACAGTCCGCTTTGCCCAAGCCTGCGTCTTTCACGAAGACACGATTGCGATACGAAGGATGTTGTTCTTCTCCGTGAAAACTGCCATATTGATATGCAAAGACGTTATAAGGCAGCAGCTCAGGGTTTACCCACTTGAATCCCACCACTCCCTCGGGCTTTAAGAATCGACAGCCTAGCGTCATATTCATCATCGAAGGCCGTTCACGGGGATCGTGTAGACTTGTTTTGTTCCAGGAACAAGATGTCACATTGTACAGTTGCACCGCAGCACATACAATGCTCAGCGTCAAAAACACACATGTTAAGACAATCACAGGCCGAAACTCGCGTTCTGTCTTTTTAAGCATAGCGCACATGTCCCAGCAAAAACAGTTCACTCTGTACGTAGAGTTAGTTTATGACGAGCCCTGGCGTGAACAGTAGATtgtgttttaaacaaaaaacaacgcCTTTCGTATTTGTCGACTGTATTCTGATCATAAATATTACCCGGTGAACATACCTCCGACCAGTGTGCATTTCCCCGCCCAACCCCTACCCGCGTACAACAATTATCTCCGACCGAGGTACACTTTCCTCCGACCGAGGTACACTTTCCTCCGACCGAGGTACACTTTCCTCCGACCGAGGTACACTTTCCTCCGACCGAGGTACGTTTTTTTATGGTGTGATTGAAAGAAACGACCTCATGATTTATACGTTGTTATCATACTTTGTCTCACAACGAACAGCTTTGTGTGTCAGTTTTTGTGGAAGAATTGTgggtttttctttaaaaaacaatgacGGGAAGTTTGTCAGCGGTATTTTTCCTCACATGGCTAACCGTAGCCATTGACGCCGAGTCAGTGCGTTTGACTATCACCCCACAAGATTTGCAATTCTTCAGAGAAAAAAGCGTTAGCTTAAACTGTCAAGGGGTCAACGATTCCTCTCAATGGATTGTGATGAGACACGTGGAGCTGGAAAATGTCACCTCTTCATGCGGTAATCGTTGGGGTAGGCAGTATAATTCCTCGTGTAAAATGTCAATGACTTTGCCCTGGGATACTGGGGTCTACTGGTGTCAATCACGTACAGACGGCAGAGTTAGTGATAAGCGAAACCTTACCGTCACGGCTACCTCTACAATCCTTCAACTGGATTCTACTCTTCCCATTGCGGTAGGAGACACCATGACTTTGTCGTGCTTAGACAACAATGGTCCCGTGGAGGGACCTGTGTACTTTCACAAAGACAGTTCGGTGATCGCCAGGTGCCCTACCACAAACACCGTGACGATTAGAAACGTGTCAAAAACACACGAGGGTTTTTACAAATGCGGAACCGCCGGAAAGATAGGTTCCTCGTTCAGCTGGATATCTGTCGTCGACCAAACTGCGGAAACGGTTGGTGTTACCGACTGGCCGAGTAACATCACTGGCAACGCCGAGAGCTTCTGCGACATCGGTAGCCTGCACGGTGACGGGATGAACACCGAGCTCACTGACACGGACGCGCCGACCGTTGGTCAGATACCACGGGGAGATCGAGGAGGACTTTCGCACTCCACCGTGGGCCCAATACCAAGGCCCCCAGGAGGACTTTCGTCTTACGACAACTTGTATGTGGTTCTCGGCGGAGTTGTACTCGTTCTCATGCTGTTGGCCGTTTCATACCTGGTGTTCCGAATGTACACGGTCACACGGGCTAACATAACGAGAAAGAACTCTGTGACTCCATATACGACACGGCGAATACTACCATTGTCCGAGTCTAAAGTGTAATGAAGACAGCAACATTCACGGgtacatttctgtatttttgcaCGTAGCACCAATTGCTGAGATGATTTTGCATTTGtacattatttgtttttacacgGTCTGGGTGCTTTGTTTGACAATAAACCTGTCTCTGAAAACAAAGATGCGcgttgtgtctctgtgtgatgtGTTTGCCTGTTGGCGATTAGCCCTGCAGAAATACACCCTTCGGTATAAAAGGCGGTGCATTGTAAACATTTACTTAATTGCAAAGATGACAGTTCCGTGCTCAATCCTTTGTACGTTTTGTTTTGGTCCTCGCTTGTTCCTACACCATGGCCTCGGTTTCTAATGTCACCAGTAGGTTTGACCAGAGCATCCCCGCCGATGCCATCTTCAAGCTGTCCCACATATCACATGCGACCCGAGTGCACTTGAAGAACGTGTACGCAAGCTTGACGCTTTGTACGATTATGGCAGCTGTGGGTTCCTGCGTCTGCGTCGTCGCAAGCTTTTCGCCGATCGTCCTCGCCGGGCTGGCTGTGTTGTCTATTGTTGGATTACCGGTCTCCGTGATTTGGCTGGGCGTGACAACTCACAGCCCCGAGACGGAGAAGAAGAGATTCTCCATTCTCCTAGGATTCGCGTTTTTCTCAGGCTTAGCACTTGGACCCGCGCTCCACCTTGCGATCTCTGTGGATCCGAGTATTGCCGTGCTAGCCGTGGCTGCAACCACTGTGCTATTTGTTTGCTTTACTCTTAGCGCACTATACGTCGAACGCAGGATCTACATGTTATTAGGAGGCGTAGCCCCGACTCTTGTCATCCTGCTTACGTTGACTATGATTGATTTGGTATCTGAGATGGACACGTACCTAGGGGTGCTGATGTATTGCGTGTTTGTTATGATCGACACTCAACTCATCATCGAGAAAGCGGAAAACGGCGACAAAGACTACATCTGGCACTGTGTGGGATTGTTTCTTGATATCGCAGAGATGTTTCGGAAAATTACGACCATACTAGCCTTGAAGAACAAGAATAAGAACAAGGACGACATTGAGAAATGCATACGTGGTCATGACGAACTGTAATGTTTATTAAGGATGTTGTTGTATATGTAGAcgcacaaaaaataaaagcagatgtaCATTTGAACAACCGagtgtttattgtttatttgcaTGCACAATGGTCAAGTTTACAATAATTTTACATggccaataataataataataataataataataatatagttttttttaggATATTTAATGCAGTGACCACGTTTATTCATCACGGTCCTCGTGACTTTTTTTCCTGTACAGCATCACTGTACAACACACTGCGATTAGGACTAACAACAGACTCACGCACGCTATTATACCCGTACGGACTGGAGAACCGACTGGAGAATGTGCATTTGGGACCTCCGTGGCCTTGACATCTGTGGAAAACAGGAGAGCGGAAACACGTGAGAGAACTCAGCTGGCGGAAAATAATACATTAGAGCACACTCACTGCTGAGGTTATCGTTTCCATCTTCTCTCTCAGACTTAGTAACACATCATAAATTCCAAGTTCCACCTGTACAAACTTACCTGAGGTTGTGACTCTTAGGTTGATGACGCACTTATGGACAACACGTTCTGTTCTTTTGATTGTAATCTGACATATGTACGTTCCTGTGTCGCGGATTGTGATGTTCCTCAGCACCACAGACACATTTCCATCCTTGAAGGTTGGATCCATCAGGTCCACTCGGCCTTTAAAGGATTCATGATGGTAACCTTCATATATGCGCTGGTTCCTGTACATAAGGACATACTCATCGGATTGGTAGTCAGCTCTGTTCCATTCCAACAGGGTGATATCGTCATCCCTGGGACCCTGACACTGAAGATAGGCATCTTGTCCAGGATTCAATTCAACCTCtgagggattaaaaaaaacataatgataAGATCTTTGTCGAATAATGACATTTCTGATCACCACACATTTAACCATTTGAACGTAGTTTTTCATATAACGTACCATCCCTGAGATGAGCAACCTGTACACCCCTTAAGATCATAAAAGCCGCGACGAACCAAAGTATACTGGACATTACCCAACAACAATCTCAATGTTGACAGAGGGATATTATAGTACAGGGTTCGTGAAATACAGGCACTATGAGGTACTCGCCGACCAATATTTCCCGACCGGTGTATTTTTCCCGACCGGTGTATTTTTCCCCGACCAAGATGGTTGATATACAAAGGGCATAACAAAATGCAGTGTTTATTAAGGATGTTGTTGTACatgtagacacacacaaaataaaaaaagctacTGTACATTTGAACAACCGAGTGTTTATTGCTTGTTTGCGAGGAAAACTTTACAACATTTTATACTCATTTACTTCTATATCCGTCAAGGGCTCCGTAATTTTTCTGTAGAGTGTCACTGTACAATACACTACGATTATGAACAACGACAGACCCAAGCACGCCATCACACCGGCGCGGAATCGAGAATCAGGTTCAGGAGCAGGAGCAGGTACATCTGGGCCCTTTATGACTTTGAGCTCGATATGTTGCACAAAATAGTAATTTGAAGTATCGTTTGCTGTATAAAATACACACTGATACAGGCCCGCGTCGGCTATGCCGACCTTCCTTATTCTCAGGGAACCTGTTCCGTTTGTCATCGAAGGGTCAACGAGCTCCACTCTGCCTTTCAACTTGTCATGTTGGTAACTGTCATACACTCCTCCGCTGTTGTGAATGTAGAACAAAAGCTCGTTGTTGCTATTTCGCCATGCCAGGATAGAAATTGCATCTGATGTGGCAGTCTGACAGCGAAGAATCACCTCTTCTTCAACTACCACAAGCATGCGTACGGTATCTGAAACGATGTAAAAAAACCTGTTAGACCATTGACATAAATCGCACCCCCCCCAAGTTACACATAAAAGAAATAAACGTATGCAATGATTCGAGTAACTACAAACCTGCGGTTATTCCCTTCGAAGATATCACGCTGGGGAAGGACCATATCAAGCACCACCACAAGGCCGAGCAGCCTAATCCGGCCATATTACACGACGATAAgccaagagtgtgtgtgtgtgcaatgaaATCTAACTCTCATGTCTGAGACACTAGCGGTACTCCCCGACCGGCGTATTCTCCCGACCGGCGTATTCTCCCGACCGGCGTATATCATCTCTCCCCGACCAAGATGCACTGGTATCAACAGCACAGCGAACATGGGTCCGAAATGCATGAGTTTCACGTATTATCTATGATAGTATCTCTTTTTACAATGACATCCTTGCGGCTACGTGGTTGATGTCCAAAGGGCATGatgaactgcagtgtttgttaaGGATGTTGTTGTATATGTAgacacaggaaaaataaaaataaacggTGTACATCTGAACAGACTGTTTATTGCTTGTTTGACCACACAAGGAGAAGGTTTTACAATACCAAACATTTACTCTGTCATAAGTTTAATACATTGAACATGTTTATCCGTTAGGGTCCtcgatgtctttttttttactgcagagTGTCACCGAGAAAACAACTGCGCAAATGATCACCAACAGACTCAAGGACGCTATTATACCGGGGCGCCCTCGAGGGTGTCCAGGGGGGGGGAGACTGTGCGGTTGGGAACTGTGCGGTTATGTGATCCACAACTGTGAGCATGACTTTTTGCTGGACGACAGCGTTTTCTCCTGCAGAAATCACACACCGATATACACCTTCGTCGATTAGGCTCACGTTCCGTAGTATCACGGAGCCATTTCCGTTTGTCATCGAAGGCTCAAGGAGTTCCACTCGACCGTTAAACTTGTCGTTTTGTTTAGTGTTATACACTACACCATTACGACTATATAACACAAACTTGGGGGCGTGTGTTTCCCAtgacagaaaagaaattttTTCTTGTATGGTACTCTCACAGCGAAGGATCGCATCTTGTCCACCTATCACAGACAGGTATATGTTTCCTGGAAAGCAATacgtatataaaaaaaaactgttagtCCGTTGACACTAATTGTATACATGAGTCAGGCAAAACAAACATTATTTTGTTCAAGTCATTACAGACCAGCATCTGTTATTTCATCCCAACATATCACATGGCAGGTCCAGATCAACCATAGGGACAAAAGCCTTATTTCGGTCATATTACACGCAGAAAATTCAAGAGTGTGTGATGGAATGTAGCTCTGATTTCTGAGATGCTAGAGGCGCATgtccccgaccggcgtataaacactaagtccccgaccggcgtataaacaataagtctccgaccggcgtataaacaCTAAGTCCCCGACCGGCGCATAAACACTAagtctccgaccggcgtataaacactaagtccccgaccggcgtataaacaataagtctccgaccggcgtataaacaCTAAGTCCCCGACCGGCGTAATAAGTTTCCGACCGATATAGGCTTCTCTCGGCTACGATGGAGTTGTATAAATGATACAGCTAAAACGTGTCCAAATTACATGCGTTTGTCCAAGCGCTCTCTACAATAATATCCCTTCTCACATTCACCTCGTTGTAACTTTACACGATGCGTTGTCTACTTTGTTTTCTTGCGGCCTTTATGGTTATGACAGGCGCTCAGTCCGCTTCTCTCTGGGACGGTGCGTTGGTTGCAAACTACTTAAAACTGGCTAAGTGGCTGATGGAGAAAAACGGCGCCATCCAACATAACCCTCAGCAACAGCTCCAACAACCTGCAACTAGGACAACCAGCCTAACCGAACCCACGGTGTCCTCGACAGTAACCGTGCAGCGTGATGCGTACGTAGAGTTGAAGTGTCCCCTAGCCGGATCTCCCGTAACATGGACCGTGATATCAGGAGAATCTGATGGGATTCGTACACAGCAGCTGCTAGTATTTCCTCGTATGACAGGCGATGTTTCTCAAGAATACCACTGTCAAGTTTCTAATCAAGTGGCCTCGCTACACGTTCACATCGTAGATGATATTCCTGTCGATAGGACTCTCTTATCGAATCTCTGTGAGCACGGAAAGATCTGTCCTATCTCGTGTGGAGATGTGGCTGAGTGGGACGGTGTAGCCTCCGTCAAGGAACACTGGACACCCTTGCAATGGCCTACACAGAACCAGGTTATACACAATTGCTATTGCgctaaaatatatttgttttctttttacaaaaaacccTGACTCGTATGTATCTTCTGTTCTtgttcttcctctgtttgttCTGACAGGTGGAACCTACCTTCATCAGTAATGGACTTATGGCGGCGGACATGTTTACTACACCTTCCCGCATGGCGTGCAACTACGTGTATTCCATCACAGAGAAAGGAGCGGTCGAATCCGGGCTCTCCATTGGTACGGAATTAGCCGGACAAAAGACAGTGTACAACATTACGATCAACCCTCCGCGGCCGCAGATCATAAACCCATTTGGCTACTATTCCAATGTAGTCGTGAAGGAGGTTTGTGTTGGCAAACCTGCAACTATACAATGTGATGCACTGATCCCTGCTTCAGAAGTGGAATTCGCTGAGGTGTATTGGATGATGACAACCGGGGATGTAACAACATTTTTACCTGATGACCCATCTATACAGGAGACTAAGGGTGTATCCTCAATCTCCCCGTCAATATTGGGTAATGGTACGGCTGTAGATCTTACCTTCAATCCGGTGACACTAGAGCACTTGAaacatttctatgtttgtaaAATTCAATCCACTGTAGCCACTACATTTGCAACGGTGTCACTCGTAGCGAAGAAAGATGCGTGTGAGTGACAATATATGATACATTTAACATGTATTTTCATCTTTGACAAAGagtaattgttattgttatacACATTTTTGTTGTCTTAACATAATAAAGTTTGACAGCAACAAGAACGTTTGTCGAAGAGTTTATTGCTGTCAGAATTGTTATTTTTCATGTACATTTAACCAAGCCAACTGTATATTTATTATGTACTTCTATTATAATATTGCAAGGGTAATCAACACAATCAAAGAGCTTAGTACACAGATTTGTCCCGGACAATTCGAGGAGCGTGATGCGACACTGACATCGATTAGTGTAGAAGCACTGTCGTTAATGCGCTCTGTGACTGTTAGGTTGATGCTCTGCTCGACCTCAACAATTCGAGGAGCGTGATGCGACACTGACATCGATTAGTGTAGAAGCACTGTCGTTAATGCGCTCTGTGACTGTTAGGTTGATGCTCTGCTCGACCTCATCAAACCTATTTCCATAGCGTAATGCCATCTTGCACTTGTACAGTCCCGCATCTGCTACGCTGATGTTCCTTATGATCACAGAACCGTCTCCGTTTGACATGGATGTGTCGAGGATACGCACTCTGTCATGATACTCTGTCGCTTGGTAGTTAGTGTAAGAACGAGAATTGCGGAAAAAGAAAACGTAACCATAATCCTCGGATCCGATTTTCTCCCACTTCAACACACTGATGTTACGGTGATCTTTAACTGAACAGCTAAGAACCAGGTCTTCTCCACTCGTTGCTCTTAGATGTGCGCGGcctaaacacagaaaaacattcgCATTATTTCCCCACAACACATGTGACATGAACTTAAAGTGAACACCAAGTGGCTTCACCTATCTTTTTCGTTATACTTGACATCACAAACCTGTTGAAACGAAAGATATTGTGATGAATGATGTGTACACCATGAGCCAAATACACCAAGGATATATTCGTGTCATATTGCCTATTAATAGCGTGATTGTTTGCTCATATAAACATCCTAGAGGTGAAGCTCAATGCCTATATTGTCTGTGCTGCATGTAGTATAATCCCCCGACCGCCGTATACTTATCCCCGACCGGGGTATGCCGCGTTCTTGCTCACAAACAGTTATAAGTTAACTTGAGACCTTTCCGTCGTAAGAAGAAAGACTCAGGCGAAGCTGTTTTCAGTTTATATCCTTGTAGGCTTGCGCGATGTATCACACCGTGAGTTTAACGCTTGCGATGCTTTTGCTTGGTTCTATACCGCCAACTTTTTGCTCGCCTAACTTGGCTACTTTAACCGTCAGACCCATCAAGAAACAACTAGAAAAACATATCGATATCACATGCGAAGATTTATACGGTCCCACTGCTGACTGGGCCATGATGAGCAACGTGTCCAACGAGCTTAAGATGGAATGCGGACTTGAGTGGGGGACGCTGATCGGTGGCGTGTGCCGAGTGTCACATTTAGACGAGGAGGAGAGCGGGGGTTATTGGTGTGAATCGAAAACTGGTCAAATCAAAAACGTTGTCTACTCCACTGTCATATATGCGCTGGAAGGAGGCGACTTGGCAGTGTTCTGCAAAAATACCAACCGTTCTGATCGTCCTTATTGGTTCTACAAAGGGGACAGGATGATAGCGGAACGAAGTACGGATTACATGATAATAACAAATTTCTCCGTCTGGCATGAAGGGTTTTACCGGTGCGGGATCCGAGACAGCGGTCAATCTTCTGGTATCTGGATTGCTCTGAAAAACACAGAGTCCCGCTTTATGTCACACGATGGTAGCACAGTGCCGCCAGACATGGGTGACGGTTTATACAAATGTTTTTTCCTGGTGATATTGCTTACTATCGCCGGGTTTTACGCGCTCTGTATGTGGATCGTCTTTTCTGTGTGCGTATGTTTTTTGTATAAAGGGAACAAACCGGGCATGCGTGACgttgaattaaaaaatgtatgagttgttatgtgattttttttggtGCCATTGTACGGTGGAACATGTTATCGTTTTCAATTAAACAAGACATAACGAAATAAAGATGTTGGAAATGGGACTGTATGGTTGTCgcttcttgtgttttgtttagcGTAATAGCATTACCAAATCAATCCATGGTGTATCCTATGAACAATTGTGTTATTCGACAATCGTGTTGTGTGCTACACGAAAACAAATCCTTCAGACACAATAATAAATGTgatattgtttatttttctttatatatgaAAGAATCACACGTAAGCACAGATGTTGTTCATGTTCAATCACCTATAATACACTTCACCCTGCACCCTGATCGTTTCTTCGCCTTGCTCTAGCTCTTCTTTGGTGTGGTACAATAAAAGGAAAGCCGAAAGCATGTCGTCTCTGGTGTACTGGCCAGAAACGGAACGCTTTCCGCCCGTCCCCACCACGTCGGAGCCCCTTTGTGATTTCGTTATCGTGACCATGGACATCTCCTCTCTCAGTTTACCTAGCAACAACTTTCCTTGCTCCGCGTGCATCTTGTCCTTGAGCCTGTGATCCGGTAAAGAGATCACGTCGCGCGTCTCCAGTACCCTCGCGGTGATATCGGTAGGGAGATTGACGCCCTTTGTAGACCGTTTGTACATAGTCACGGGCATAGTGGAACCCATCCTGTTGCTAGAACCCGCGCCCCTCGCGGAGCCCATACTCATTTCCAGCACGTTGGTCTTCTTTGTCGCCTCGGACAGCACGGCCCAGCCCAACGACATCACAGTGTCACAATAACAAAGTGTGCCCTTGCATATCCCGGATACCGTGCTCAGCACCATGTCCAGTTTGGTTTTTGCGCTAACGTGTTTCCCGAGCATGTATTTGTTGTTGACCTGTGACCATTTGCTGTAGAATTTGATCCGAGAGCCCGAGCCCAGCAGCGATTGTTCTATCAGGTTCTTCACGTCCACGAGTGCGTTGGCGTACGTGTTTTGTTCAAATATTATAACTACGGGTACTTCCTTCCACAGAACTCGAGGCATGAGCATCTTCATCAGCCTGACGTGAGCGCACAGCAAAGCCGAGTACACTCGAGTGACTTGGTCGAGGTCTGATATTTCCAGCTCCTCCAAGCCCACCACCTATTGAGATAgaagaggaaacaaaaaaaaacaagatcaaCGGCTGCGGCACTCAGATCGGATTTAAATCACCATGTTTTGCGATACGTGTAACTTGTGCAAAGATAACATTTCTAAGTTGCTGTCAGCGCCATGGGATTACGTGTCATCGCACTACAAATTCATGATCCTCTTCGCCGCCTACCATCGCAATATAACGTTCTACTCTAACATGGATCTCGGGCAACTTAAAACAATGTATTCTCAGCTGGTCTCGTACTCTCCGGCCAGGATTTTACTGATCGACAAGCTGGTGTCCACGTACAAAGCTCAGCACAGCAACGCGGCCGAACTCGTCAGGCCCAGCGTACCGTGCACACTGTCCTCCGTGATAACCTTAGCGTTAGGCAACGGTGTACCTAAGCGGTTCATACACGCGTGCATATCTAAATGTGATTTTCAAAGCTACGACCACATGACGCTCGCGTCCTTCGCGGCTGTGGAAGGTATTCGAGGCGGAGCTCTGAGATACATGGCTGTTTTACAAGGTCAAGACGAGTCCGTTCGCAGCGATCTGCATATCATCGTCGCCACTGCCATCACGGGGTGGATGATGAGACTGTCCCGGCTAGAGTGTGCGTGCGGAACATGGCCTCAGATCATGGATATGGTGTCGTGTTCTACCGCGGACACCGAAACTTCATTGACCTTGCAATCGGAATCTAGAGTGACCGACTACATTTCCACATTGCTAAATCTGAGTTTGCCCGCCAAGCCTACGGACACACGGAGCTGCACAGATAAGGTCGACTACGACTACGTGTTCGACGAACTGCTCGTATCTGGCCTTTTTTACGATTGACAGACTCACCACCAGTTCTCCGCCGCATAGCTCCACGGCGCAGCACACTCCGGCGCAAGACTTGGAGCCTCCGCCGAACGTCGGGTCCATGCATATGTAAGCTCTCGTTACATCACTCTGAACCACGCGGTCTAACTCTATACAGTTGCTGGAAAGGAACTTGTTCACGATGCAAGCCTCAAAGGGATTACTCGTGTCGCTCTTGGTGTCC is drawn from Pelmatolapia mariae isolate MD_Pm_ZW linkage group LG7, Pm_UMD_F_2, whole genome shotgun sequence and contains these coding sequences:
- the LOC134630415 gene encoding probable Bax inhibitor 1 produces the protein MASVSNVTSRFDQSIPADAIFKLSHISHATRVHLKNVYASLTLCTIMAAVGSCVCVVASFSPIVLAGLAVLSIVGLPVSVIWLGVTTHSPETEKKRFSILLGFAFFSGLALGPALHLAISVDPSIAVLAVAATTVLFVCFTLSALYVERRIYMLLGGVAPTLVILLTLTMIDLVSEMDTYLGVLMYCVFVMIDTQLIIEKAENGDKDYIWHCVGLFLDIAEMFRKITTILALKNKNKNKDDIEKCIRGHDEL